A section of the Leptospira kobayashii genome encodes:
- a CDS encoding efflux RND transporter periplasmic adaptor subunit encodes MLKKVNSILEFLTPIIRTRFAKIALLFMIGLSIYLLIPSRIESNKKKESSSFFDWLWNRNVKKDIDLNTVIVKAKEIHPEKITPSISILGAIDFVEKIDIVSKTAGNIKSISVKEGDLVSKDQVIVQMDTLQLELERRKQESGYNSALSSLKLAREKYSKAREAVEIRVLEVEKRKTSVKESEAELNKTKTTFEGKEVLFREGGISKEEYERAQTTLISAEAKYRISFREWEMSQVGLRPQDLIQNGYPVPVNPRELKDTYIDFNTRIDKAEVEVAQSQVEAAKAALQSTDELLRAATIRSPINGIVAYANKHVGEYVNPGGVSSSDQAILNLIGINSVYAKFSVPESEMSKIRKGHAVDFTLDIYPTEVFKGKIDVVNPMIDPKTHTRDVKVKIENLNRRFSPGMFVRGTIYTGDPEMALLVPQEALVPKEKERAWIFEIKNGKVFRSDVKIGKEVKGNIVVSEGLDPGSVVAIEKLTQLKDGMLVKPEFEGSLH; translated from the coding sequence ATGTTAAAGAAAGTTAATTCGATTTTGGAATTTCTCACTCCGATTATCCGCACTAGATTTGCAAAAATCGCTCTGTTATTTATGATCGGACTTTCCATTTATTTACTGATTCCGAGCAGGATAGAAAGCAATAAAAAGAAAGAATCATCTTCGTTCTTTGATTGGCTTTGGAATCGAAATGTTAAGAAAGATATAGATTTAAATACTGTTATAGTAAAAGCAAAGGAAATTCATCCAGAAAAAATCACTCCGAGTATTTCCATCTTGGGTGCCATTGATTTTGTGGAAAAAATAGATATAGTTTCCAAAACAGCCGGAAACATAAAATCGATTTCCGTAAAAGAAGGAGATCTTGTTTCGAAAGACCAAGTGATTGTTCAGATGGATACTTTGCAATTGGAATTGGAGCGTAGAAAGCAGGAATCGGGATACAATAGCGCCTTATCTTCGCTTAAATTGGCGAGAGAAAAATATTCAAAAGCAAGAGAAGCGGTGGAGATCCGCGTCTTGGAAGTGGAAAAAAGAAAAACTTCCGTTAAGGAATCCGAAGCGGAGCTTAACAAAACCAAGACGACTTTCGAAGGTAAGGAAGTTTTGTTCAGGGAAGGTGGGATCAGCAAGGAAGAATACGAACGAGCTCAGACAACTTTGATTTCCGCAGAAGCAAAATATCGGATCAGTTTTCGGGAATGGGAAATGTCCCAGGTTGGCTTGCGTCCCCAGGATTTGATTCAGAACGGTTATCCTGTTCCGGTCAATCCGAGAGAATTAAAAGATACTTATATAGATTTCAATACAAGAATCGATAAGGCGGAAGTCGAAGTTGCACAATCCCAAGTAGAGGCTGCAAAAGCCGCCTTACAATCGACAGACGAACTTTTGAGAGCGGCGACGATCAGATCACCTATCAATGGTATAGTTGCCTATGCAAACAAACATGTCGGAGAATACGTAAACCCGGGCGGAGTGAGTAGTTCCGATCAGGCAATTTTGAATTTAATAGGAATCAATTCCGTATATGCAAAGTTTAGCGTACCGGAATCGGAAATGTCAAAAATCAGAAAGGGACATGCTGTAGATTTCACTTTGGATATTTATCCTACGGAAGTATTCAAAGGAAAAATCGACGTGGTAAATCCTATGATCGATCCGAAGACGCACACACGCGATGTTAAAGTAAAGATAGAAAACTTAAACAGGAGATTTAGTCCCGGAATGTTTGTTCGCGGAACCATTTATACCGGCGATCCGGAGATGGCTTTGCTTGTTCCTCAGGAAGCTCTAGTACCGAAAGAGAAGGAAAGAGCCTGGATCTTTGAAATCAAAAATGGAAAAGTATTCCGCTCCGATGTAAAAATCGGAAAAGAGGTAAAAGGAAATATCGTAGTATCGGAAGGATTGGATCCGGGTTCCGTGGTAGCAATTGAAAAGTTAACTCAGCTTAAAGACGGAATGCTTGTTAAACCTGAATTTGAGGGTTCTCTTCACTAA
- a CDS encoding efflux RND transporter permease subunit yields MKFIQKFAVERPVTTSMFYLLMILLGLVSLSDLEINLLPNMEFPRLTIITHFQNAAPEEVENLITKPITESVGTIKGLEKVTSESLEGISFVTLQFSWSTKIDFAAMEVREKVDLIRGVLPEEASKPLVSKFDPSQSPIQQIVFFPKDKENIKDLRDFLKREIKGYLDRVDGVALAQFSGGFQREIQVEIDPQSMHAHGISLKAIQDAVESSNLNYPAGHIEEGSQDVLIRTMGEYSNPAQIRDTIINQAKGGPIKLSSLAKVTDGYKERKGLALYNGKEAVIVSVFKESGKNTVMVSDSMKAELERLRKQYSDQVTFDIVYDEARFVKESIDNISGGLVSGGFLAFLSLIFILRNIQSPLILLSVLPISIITTFLLMYLKGLTLNVMTLGGLSLGIGMLFDSGNVVLAAIERNIKKGIPSKEASLIGAQEVAGSITSAVLTTIIIFLPIVFLKGIIGVVFGEMALTITFSLLVSLVVSLTLIPMLSALRKPGEELKRFKLVSKAEDLENRIDAGYGKLLLKYLNQPGYAFLYLGVLILLVLVITPNIDREFIPKVDTGEFKIEVLNEKGSSLESTTELVRSIESALAKEESVKHIVSLVGYNEDQISVRSGGEIGTHQAQIRVILNSPRSEKTKDFISRLRRKMQFREGIIVNFQPEEDMLAKILSPESKAINLEIEGNDLSTLNHIGNVLKAELSKIPGIVDLKTSMEEKNREYQVVFEEDKIATFGLTHSYLAGVLKSAIRGTVITRLRIADQEYDVRLRYKESDRKNKEDVRNMMIELPSGQFVRLGQITEIKEGKGYASILRIGQSRVNKINGNIDGTKQSTTIEEIEEYLSRVKLPTGYKVHFGGEKESIEKSTKELFFAFVFAVVLIYMLLASQFESFIIPAVMLVTIPSIFVGIVPALLMTGHSFNISSFTGIILLVGIVVDNAALFYEYVEILRPDYATLKETIVSSGQVVLRPIILNNGTTLLGLIPVALEIGEGTEFQSPMAVTVISGLIASVVLSLFLIPIVFYNVIAWQEKRKKHH; encoded by the coding sequence TTGAAATTCATACAAAAATTTGCGGTCGAAAGACCGGTTACCACATCCATGTTCTATTTGCTGATGATCTTGCTCGGTCTGGTTTCATTATCGGACTTAGAGATCAATTTGCTACCGAACATGGAGTTTCCCCGACTAACAATTATTACTCATTTCCAAAATGCCGCACCGGAAGAAGTTGAAAATTTGATCACAAAGCCGATCACCGAATCGGTCGGAACGATCAAAGGTCTGGAGAAAGTCACTTCCGAGTCTTTGGAAGGAATTTCTTTCGTTACATTGCAGTTCTCCTGGAGTACTAAAATCGATTTTGCGGCAATGGAGGTAAGGGAGAAGGTGGATCTCATCCGAGGGGTACTGCCGGAGGAAGCTTCAAAACCTCTCGTATCCAAATTTGATCCGAGTCAGTCCCCCATTCAGCAAATCGTATTTTTCCCAAAAGACAAAGAAAATATAAAAGATCTGCGGGATTTTCTAAAAAGGGAAATCAAAGGTTATCTTGATCGTGTGGACGGAGTCGCACTTGCCCAATTTTCCGGAGGATTCCAAAGAGAAATTCAAGTGGAAATAGATCCTCAATCGATGCATGCACACGGAATTTCTTTGAAAGCGATTCAGGACGCGGTAGAATCATCTAACCTGAATTATCCGGCAGGGCATATAGAAGAAGGAAGTCAGGATGTTTTGATCAGAACTATGGGGGAATATTCAAATCCCGCACAAATCAGAGACACTATCATCAATCAAGCCAAAGGCGGTCCTATTAAGTTGAGTTCACTTGCGAAGGTGACGGACGGCTACAAAGAAAGAAAAGGTCTCGCTCTTTACAACGGTAAAGAAGCCGTCATCGTCTCCGTTTTTAAAGAGTCGGGAAAAAATACTGTGATGGTCTCCGATTCGATGAAAGCCGAGTTGGAACGTTTAAGAAAACAATATTCCGATCAAGTCACATTCGATATAGTATATGACGAAGCTAGATTCGTAAAAGAATCCATCGATAATATTTCCGGCGGACTTGTTTCCGGGGGTTTTCTTGCATTTTTATCTTTAATATTCATTCTGCGTAATATTCAAAGCCCGCTGATTCTTTTGAGCGTGCTTCCTATTTCAATCATAACTACGTTTCTACTTATGTATTTGAAAGGTTTGACTTTGAATGTCATGACCCTAGGAGGATTGTCCCTCGGGATAGGGATGTTGTTTGACTCCGGCAACGTGGTATTGGCAGCCATTGAAAGAAATATAAAGAAAGGAATTCCTTCGAAAGAAGCATCTCTGATCGGTGCACAGGAAGTCGCAGGATCGATCACTTCGGCGGTTTTAACGACTATCATTATATTTTTACCGATCGTATTTTTAAAAGGAATCATCGGAGTTGTTTTCGGTGAAATGGCTCTGACAATCACCTTTTCACTGTTAGTCAGTTTGGTCGTCTCATTGACATTGATACCTATGTTGTCCGCTCTGAGAAAACCAGGAGAAGAACTGAAACGGTTCAAGCTGGTTTCAAAAGCGGAAGATTTGGAAAATAGAATCGATGCTGGTTACGGAAAGTTATTATTAAAATATCTGAACCAACCGGGATATGCTTTTTTATACTTGGGAGTTTTGATTCTTTTGGTATTGGTCATAACTCCGAACATAGATAGGGAATTTATTCCGAAAGTCGATACCGGTGAATTTAAAATCGAAGTTCTGAATGAGAAGGGTTCTTCTCTCGAGTCGACTACGGAACTGGTAAGGTCGATTGAATCCGCTTTGGCAAAAGAAGAATCGGTAAAACATATAGTTTCTCTTGTCGGTTATAACGAAGATCAGATTTCCGTCAGATCCGGCGGAGAAATCGGTACCCACCAAGCACAGATTAGGGTTATCTTGAACTCACCTCGCAGCGAGAAGACAAAAGATTTTATTTCCCGGCTTCGTAGGAAGATGCAGTTTAGAGAAGGTATCATTGTCAACTTTCAACCGGAAGAAGATATGTTGGCAAAGATTCTATCTCCCGAATCGAAGGCGATCAATTTGGAAATCGAAGGAAACGATTTATCCACTCTGAATCATATCGGAAATGTATTGAAAGCCGAATTATCGAAAATTCCGGGCATCGTTGATTTGAAGACAAGTATGGAGGAGAAAAACCGCGAGTACCAGGTGGTCTTCGAAGAAGACAAGATTGCAACTTTCGGTTTAACGCATTCTTATTTGGCCGGAGTGCTTAAATCCGCGATTCGAGGAACCGTCATCACTCGTTTGCGCATTGCCGACCAGGAATACGACGTAAGATTGCGGTACAAAGAATCGGATAGAAAAAACAAGGAAGATGTTCGGAATATGATGATCGAGTTGCCTTCAGGACAATTCGTACGGCTTGGACAGATAACAGAGATTAAAGAAGGGAAAGGTTACGCATCCATTCTTAGGATCGGGCAATCAAGAGTCAATAAAATCAATGGAAACATAGATGGCACGAAACAAAGCACTACCATCGAAGAAATAGAAGAATATTTATCCAGAGTCAAACTACCTACAGGTTACAAAGTACACTTCGGAGGGGAAAAAGAGAGCATAGAAAAATCCACAAAAGAACTTTTTTTCGCATTTGTATTTGCAGTCGTTTTAATCTATATGCTTTTAGCGAGTCAATTTGAATCATTTATAATTCCTGCTGTCATGTTGGTTACCATACCTTCGATTTTTGTGGGTATTGTTCCCGCACTTTTGATGACCGGCCATAGTTTCAATATCAGTTCTTTTACGGGAATCATTCTTCTTGTGGGAATCGTCGTGGATAATGCCGCATTATTTTACGAATACGTGGAAATTCTCCGACCCGATTACGCCACTTTGAAAGAAACGATTGTTTCCAGCGGGCAAGTGGTCCTTCGACCGATCATTTTAAACAATGGAACTACGTTACTCGGTTTGATTCCCGTAGCATTGGAAATAGGGGAAGGTACCGAGTTCCAATCTCCGATGGCAGTAACAGTGATTAGTGGGCTAATTGCTTCCGTTGTCTTGTCATTGTTTTTGATCCCAATCGTTTTCTATAATGTAATCGCATGGCAAGAAAAAAGAAAGAAACACCATTAG
- a CDS encoding efflux RND transporter permease subunit yields the protein MARKKKETPLDPLPVSALSPPLDEISFTEKHKVGVIMGFFCLLLIGILCVSRLSLSLFPNTVNPGLTIETEYHGVGPEKIEEIITKPIEESISTIGGIKQLFSISEEGKSKVHVQFESDADLDTKSLEIRDKIEQASIYFPRETQKPVVLQFDPSQQPVFIITLSSSVLNLTDQRDIADREVKKIIEGIAGVSEVIVAGGSPREIIVACDPERLNSVGLDFNHILNSLQENNINVAIGDVLEGSEKVPVYLKGRFRNIDQIRNLPIYSSNVAGRVVRLKEVADIDYSFREEDSASRRNGNEVVSIYVYRSGTSNLLEVSGQLRETLQKLGNQQISFLITYDQAETVSETMGSFLIGTFCGFVLIAIVEYLLFSNPFYPLVTFVTLFGSFLSGSIVIYFLNLDYNIMTATGFIQSFGCSILMIHLIRWNRYQSDRLNINTEVFVSILLIGGVFLPLLFASKEYQTIYSGLAIVILSTLASTFFISNTIVPILEKRIIKPDSDHYKFEVIGKTIEIISDQYGKVLHFLIKEPFKVFIIYTSIILIGLVSYYKLSQDFLSPIEEKQLTGHVEFPSGTSFTKINTTSKKIEAILSEQNEIKEVSTRVDGGQASITVKFKDSISEIEKYNKELEDLIGDIKPAFIYFQGANDEALLKEVTIDVIGDDLLELDRVTKELANNAEETVSNVRHVLLRYKPPREELQIIIDKTKSESLGVSSAMIGRLVRFGIQGGVATKFIDNEKELDVRIQYQKQFRKSFDDLNQYIIQTAEGRLIPLPEISRFVRSKTPVKIYRKNKRRVLSFTLRMSETNSSELLSQLEKLKKTALPENYRIEYSEQFESLLKNQDKINRLLAFSILVLFMILASYSESLKMPLIFMSFLIIPVSVLFLSASLFGMSLTIPMYISILLIGSLGILQTFIIRKTILLKINPNAYGSDIFTHRVQLAHVLHETTVSFIRIWFVVIAFYLPFLLLWGTGSSILRAMSLTILICGTVSILVVSLTYTLFYYFSKEIAAELKTNYALPFYHYIKNKLPGK from the coding sequence ATGGCAAGAAAAAAGAAAGAAACACCATTAGACCCTTTGCCTGTTTCCGCCCTTTCTCCTCCATTGGATGAAATCTCATTTACGGAGAAACACAAAGTTGGTGTTATTATGGGATTTTTCTGTCTTCTGTTGATAGGAATATTATGCGTATCCAGATTGTCTTTATCTCTATTTCCAAATACGGTTAATCCCGGTTTAACGATCGAAACGGAATACCATGGTGTGGGCCCCGAAAAAATAGAAGAGATCATTACAAAGCCGATTGAAGAATCGATCTCTACAATCGGAGGAATCAAACAATTATTTTCCATTTCGGAAGAAGGCAAATCCAAAGTTCACGTTCAATTTGAATCGGATGCGGATCTGGATACAAAATCTTTGGAGATACGGGATAAAATCGAACAAGCATCCATCTACTTTCCCAGGGAAACACAGAAGCCTGTTGTTCTGCAATTTGACCCTTCTCAACAACCTGTTTTCATAATCACATTATCCAGTTCCGTTTTGAACTTAACGGATCAAAGAGACATTGCTGATCGGGAAGTCAAAAAAATCATAGAAGGCATTGCCGGTGTGAGTGAAGTGATCGTCGCAGGAGGATCACCCAGAGAGATCATCGTTGCTTGTGATCCGGAGAGATTGAATAGCGTAGGACTTGATTTCAATCATATATTGAATTCTCTCCAAGAGAATAATATAAACGTCGCTATCGGTGATGTACTGGAAGGTTCCGAAAAAGTTCCGGTTTATTTGAAAGGACGTTTTCGGAACATAGATCAAATTAGAAACTTGCCCATTTATTCATCGAACGTTGCAGGAAGAGTCGTAAGACTGAAGGAAGTTGCGGACATTGATTATTCTTTTCGGGAGGAGGACAGTGCTTCCAGAAGAAACGGAAATGAAGTTGTTAGCATCTATGTATATCGATCGGGAACTTCCAACTTACTTGAGGTATCAGGTCAATTGAGAGAAACACTTCAAAAGTTGGGTAACCAACAAATTTCTTTTTTGATTACCTATGACCAAGCGGAGACTGTTTCCGAAACTATGGGAAGTTTTTTAATCGGCACTTTTTGCGGATTTGTATTGATTGCAATTGTTGAATATCTACTTTTCAGCAATCCTTTTTATCCTCTCGTAACATTTGTCACATTATTCGGGTCTTTTCTTTCGGGATCGATTGTAATTTATTTTTTGAATCTGGATTATAATATCATGACCGCTACCGGGTTCATTCAAAGTTTCGGTTGCTCCATACTTATGATTCACTTGATCAGGTGGAACCGTTATCAATCGGACCGATTGAACATTAACACTGAGGTTTTTGTTTCCATTCTATTGATTGGAGGGGTATTTTTACCTCTGTTATTCGCTTCAAAAGAATACCAAACCATATACAGCGGACTGGCTATCGTCATTCTATCTACGCTAGCCTCCACGTTTTTCATTTCGAATACGATTGTTCCGATCTTAGAAAAAAGAATCATCAAACCCGATTCGGATCATTACAAATTTGAAGTTATAGGAAAAACAATCGAAATCATTTCCGATCAGTACGGCAAAGTTCTTCATTTTCTGATCAAGGAACCCTTCAAAGTATTTATAATTTATACCAGTATCATTTTGATCGGACTTGTATCTTATTACAAACTTTCTCAGGATTTTTTAAGTCCGATTGAGGAAAAACAATTAACGGGGCATGTCGAGTTTCCCTCCGGTACGAGCTTTACAAAAATAAATACCACTTCAAAGAAAATCGAAGCCATCTTGTCCGAACAAAATGAAATCAAAGAAGTCAGCACAAGAGTCGACGGAGGCCAAGCATCCATTACTGTAAAATTCAAAGACAGTATTTCCGAGATTGAAAAGTACAACAAAGAATTGGAAGATTTGATAGGTGATATAAAACCTGCATTCATATATTTTCAAGGAGCAAACGACGAAGCACTTTTGAAAGAGGTTACCATAGATGTCATAGGTGACGATTTGTTGGAATTGGATAGAGTGACTAAGGAACTTGCCAATAATGCGGAAGAAACAGTATCGAATGTCCGTCATGTCCTGCTCAGATACAAACCTCCGAGAGAAGAATTGCAGATCATTATCGATAAAACAAAAAGCGAATCCTTGGGTGTATCTTCCGCTATGATAGGAAGGCTTGTGCGATTCGGAATTCAAGGAGGAGTCGCTACAAAGTTCATCGATAATGAGAAAGAGTTGGATGTTCGGATACAATACCAAAAACAATTTAGGAAAAGTTTCGATGATTTAAACCAGTATATAATTCAAACTGCCGAAGGAAGGTTGATACCGCTACCTGAAATTTCAAGATTCGTCAGATCGAAGACACCGGTCAAAATCTATCGTAAAAACAAAAGAAGAGTCCTGTCGTTTACACTTCGTATGTCGGAAACCAATTCGTCGGAATTATTATCCCAGCTGGAAAAATTAAAAAAGACGGCATTGCCTGAAAATTATCGAATCGAATATAGCGAACAGTTTGAAAGTTTGCTGAAAAACCAAGATAAAATCAACCGTCTATTGGCATTTTCCATTTTGGTTTTATTTATGATTTTGGCATCTTATTCGGAATCCTTGAAAATGCCTCTGATCTTTATGTCTTTTTTGATCATTCCCGTATCCGTTTTATTCTTGTCCGCTTCTCTATTCGGAATGTCCTTAACGATACCAATGTACATTAGTATTTTACTGATTGGATCATTGGGTATACTTCAAACCTTTATTATCAGAAAAACTATTCTATTGAAAATAAATCCGAATGCTTATGGATCGGATATTTTCACCCATCGCGTACAGCTTGCGCACGTTTTACACGAAACCACCGTTTCATTTATTAGAATTTGGTTTGTTGTAATCGCTTTTTATCTGCCGTTTTTACTTCTTTGGGGCACCGGGAGTTCGATACTTCGTGCGATGTCTTTGACCATTTTGATTTGCGGAACTGTTTCCATTCTTGTTGTCTCTCTTACATATACTTTATTTTATTACTTTTCAAAGGAAATTGCAGCTGAATTGAAAACAAATTACGCTCTTCCATTCTATCATTATATAAAAAATAAACTCCCAGGAAAATAA
- a CDS encoding tetratricopeptide repeat protein codes for MKTTLSKNNYANKCIRFLILGIFLLGVSCESKAQEEKSELNTAADLNKKGAELIASNPEEAVGYFKAAHDLDPKQPDYVNNIGVVRLNEGKLDEAINQFLRATEIAPDYYRGYYNLGVCYQKQGKHQKAVDSYLKGQKILDTPELNFNLGIVYTRLGDKASAEKSYKNFIRIAPKGQMAQAIHDAEQKIKELHK; via the coding sequence ATGAAAACTACGCTATCTAAAAACAATTATGCAAACAAATGCATACGATTTTTAATTTTAGGTATATTTTTACTTGGAGTTAGTTGTGAATCAAAAGCGCAAGAGGAAAAATCGGAATTGAATACCGCTGCAGATTTAAACAAGAAAGGTGCGGAACTCATTGCTTCCAATCCCGAAGAGGCCGTTGGTTATTTTAAAGCGGCTCATGATTTGGATCCGAAACAACCGGACTATGTAAACAATATCGGTGTGGTTAGACTGAACGAAGGAAAGCTGGACGAAGCAATTAACCAATTCCTCAGGGCAACGGAAATTGCTCCCGATTATTATCGCGGGTATTATAATTTGGGAGTATGCTATCAAAAGCAAGGGAAACACCAAAAGGCGGTTGACTCTTATCTGAAAGGACAAAAAATCCTGGATACTCCCGAACTGAATTTCAACCTGGGTATCGTTTACACTCGATTAGGTGACAAAGCTTCCGCCGAAAAAAGTTATAAAAATTTCATCCGGATTGCCCCTAAAGGTCAAATGGCACAAGCGATCCACGATGCAGAACAAAAAATCAAAGAGTTACACAAATAA
- the acpS gene encoding holo-ACP synthase, protein MLSVGNDIVENDRIRDLLEKHGDRFLKRVFTDGEVEYCHKHKDPVPYLAGRFACKEALIKALSLDPGEVADMKEIELAGTNFGKKTLVMHGKTEKFFQAKGFTHSSVSISHGRNHSTAVVVLYKEKL, encoded by the coding sequence ATGCTTTCCGTTGGCAATGACATAGTCGAAAACGACCGAATCCGGGACTTATTGGAAAAACACGGAGATCGTTTTTTGAAACGGGTATTTACGGACGGTGAAGTGGAATATTGCCACAAACACAAAGACCCGGTTCCCTATCTTGCCGGCCGGTTTGCCTGTAAGGAAGCTTTGATCAAGGCGTTGTCCCTGGATCCGGGGGAAGTCGCAGACATGAAAGAAATCGAGCTTGCGGGAACCAATTTCGGAAAAAAAACGCTGGTCATGCATGGGAAAACGGAGAAATTTTTCCAAGCAAAAGGTTTCACCCATAGTTCTGTATCGATTAGTCATGGGAGAAACCACTCGACGGCAGTGGTTGTTTTGTATAAGGAGAAATTATGA
- a CDS encoding tetratricopeptide repeat protein, with protein MVTEKMHQVVALYNQGLALYKERKFTEAKATFQKALQIEPEDGPSQLYIERCDDYIAEPPPEDWDGVYNMKTK; from the coding sequence ATCGTTACGGAAAAGATGCATCAAGTTGTAGCACTCTACAACCAAGGACTCGCCCTTTACAAAGAAAGAAAGTTCACGGAAGCAAAAGCAACATTTCAAAAAGCATTACAAATCGAACCGGAAGACGGTCCCTCGCAATTGTATATAGAAAGATGTGATGATTATATCGCAGAACCTCCTCCTGAAGATTGGGATGGGGTTTATAATATGAAAACAAAATAA
- a CDS encoding bactofilin family protein gives MSKKNTQPIVTEHGVIATILGKETAFNGTLAFKKPLQISGDFIGEIISDGYLVVSEGARVKANVKAGTVVVGGTIIGNVTATQRLEMLSSGKVQGNIRTAKLQIADGVVFDGNCEMISSEET, from the coding sequence ATGTCCAAAAAAAATACACAACCGATTGTCACCGAACATGGAGTGATTGCTACCATCCTCGGTAAAGAAACAGCGTTTAACGGAACGTTAGCGTTTAAAAAACCATTGCAGATATCCGGAGATTTTATCGGAGAGATCATTTCCGACGGTTATTTGGTAGTCAGCGAAGGCGCCAGAGTCAAAGCGAATGTAAAAGCAGGCACCGTTGTCGTCGGCGGAACCATCATCGGAAATGTGACGGCTACGCAAAGATTGGAAATGTTATCATCCGGAAAAGTCCAAGGAAACATTCGTACTGCAAAATTACAAATCGCAGACGGAGTGGTATTCGACGGAAACTGCGAAATGATTAGCAGCGAAGAAACTTAG